In the Thermodesulfobacteriota bacterium genome, one interval contains:
- a CDS encoding RloB family protein has product MPPNRRRFQRPLGERRYRKLFVIAVEGVKTEPQYFAIFNDQQSVIRVNCLKGSHDSSPPQVLKRMEDHLRQEELRSSDEAWLVVDKDQWTDEQLDQLHAWAQARDNYGFALSNPKFEYWLLLHFEDGTGIASSRDCSDRLKRHLPGYDKGIDARKITRDRIDEAIRRGRLRDNPPCADWPRALGGTTVYKLVENILQV; this is encoded by the coding sequence ATGCCACCGAATAGACGCAGATTCCAGAGACCCCTTGGCGAGCGTCGCTACCGCAAACTGTTCGTGATCGCGGTGGAAGGCGTGAAGACCGAGCCGCAGTATTTCGCCATCTTCAATGACCAGCAATCGGTGATCCGGGTGAACTGCCTCAAAGGCAGCCACGATAGCTCCCCGCCGCAGGTACTGAAGCGGATGGAGGACCATCTCCGGCAGGAGGAGCTGAGATCCTCCGACGAAGCCTGGCTCGTGGTGGACAAGGATCAGTGGACCGACGAACAGTTGGACCAGCTTCATGCCTGGGCTCAGGCACGCGACAATTACGGCTTCGCCCTCAGCAACCCCAAGTTCGAATACTGGTTGCTGCTTCATTTCGAGGACGGCACCGGCATCGCATCGTCACGGGATTGCAGCGACCGGCTGAAGCGGCATCTTCCCGGTTACGACAAGGGGATCGACGCACGCAAGATCACCCGCGACCGAATCGATGAAGCCATCCGCCGCGGCAGGCTGCGCGACAATCCTCCTTGTGCCGACTGGCCACGAGCCCTTGGCGGCACCACGGTTTACAAGCTGGTCGAAAACATTCTCCAGGTCTGA
- a CDS encoding tyrosine-type recombinase/integrase, with protein sequence MSNRTADLDLTGATEAFCARLSAEGRSPATIAAYRRDLALVARVAGKLTPGIVCRAVTAGLLDQVFSAEVVIESERGPRSAASLHRMKAAVRAFFAWAVEAGVVDDNPARSIRMHRLPRKLPVFLTAAEKKRLLKELKGRTDFSALRDRAMIEVLLGTGIRLGELAALDMDDIDLDAKHLRVRAKGNVPQVKFIKTDLRTLLRRYLAERRRHGRPEMEALFLSNRDGRLCQRQIANRLAHWLRKAGIEKELTPHGLRHTFATHLYGATNDLLVVQRALGHRDVSTTQIYTHLVDGQLEEALERL encoded by the coding sequence ATGAGCAACCGAACGGCTGACCTCGACCTGACGGGCGCGACGGAGGCGTTCTGTGCCCGCCTGTCGGCCGAAGGACGCTCCCCTGCGACCATAGCCGCATACCGCCGGGACCTCGCCCTGGTGGCCCGCGTGGCCGGGAAGCTGACCCCGGGCATCGTCTGCCGGGCGGTCACGGCCGGGCTCCTCGACCAGGTGTTCTCCGCCGAGGTGGTTATCGAGAGTGAGCGCGGCCCTCGCTCGGCGGCTTCGCTCCATCGGATGAAGGCTGCGGTACGAGCCTTTTTCGCCTGGGCTGTCGAGGCGGGCGTGGTCGATGACAATCCGGCCCGGTCCATCCGCATGCATCGGCTGCCGAGAAAACTGCCGGTGTTCCTGACCGCCGCCGAAAAGAAACGGCTCCTCAAGGAACTCAAGGGACGGACCGACTTCTCCGCGCTGCGCGACCGCGCCATGATCGAGGTGCTGCTGGGCACCGGGATCAGGCTTGGCGAGCTGGCCGCGCTCGACATGGATGACATCGACCTCGACGCCAAGCATCTGCGGGTGCGGGCCAAGGGGAATGTGCCGCAGGTCAAGTTCATCAAGACCGACCTCCGCACATTGCTGCGCCGTTACCTGGCCGAGCGTCGTCGACACGGCCGCCCGGAAATGGAAGCCCTGTTCCTGTCGAACCGGGACGGCAGACTCTGCCAGCGGCAGATTGCAAACCGGCTCGCCCACTGGCTGCGGAAAGCCGGGATCGAAAAGGAACTGACGCCGCACGGGCTGCGTCACACCTTCGCCACCCACCTCTACGGCGCGACCAATGACCTGCTCGTGGTGCAGCGGGCCTTGGGACATCGCGACGTGTCCACCACCCAGATCTATACCCACCTCGTGGACGGTCAGCTCGAGGAAGCCCTCGAACGCCTCTGA
- a CDS encoding terminase family protein, with protein sequence MAVTDKERKLAATLSDPVLWGQAYLYNRDGSGRDYWPHQVEDLRCPAKNIIHLDGRDVGKSIVLSTDALHYAFTTRGGQGLIAAPHQGHLDTIIEEIEFQLDTNPDLMNSIALTKYGKPKIHRKPYFRLEFTNGSVLYFRPAGAYGDAFRSLHVSRVWVDEGAWLTERAWKALRQCLKAGGTLRIYSTPNGLRDTTYYRLTSSDQFHVFRWPSWLNPLWTEEREAELLEFYGGRDSSGWQHEVAGEHGKPSYGAFNVEQFNLCRQDLLEYQKIVITDSELRDCDTEEAAHDRLEMLLNLTPRSGQFWIGGDLGYTNDPTEIVVFQETEIGERTLLKMILRVHLEHVSYPHIAQIIALLERYYTPAGIGVDNGGNGLAVVQELLTLDKYKGLELEGRLKGYDFGGMTRLAVRDGKEVKKRTKELMTSLINGALQRKQVIFPSDDLEVEDQFTTHTYTLRDGKIIYSKGNDHIIDAVRCAMLIREEGNLDPVGEEVVSLKPVLTNPVFI encoded by the coding sequence ATGGCGGTAACCGACAAGGAGCGCAAACTCGCGGCGACCCTGAGCGATCCCGTGTTGTGGGGGCAAGCCTACCTCTACAACCGGGATGGCTCAGGCCGCGACTACTGGCCGCACCAGGTGGAGGACCTGCGCTGCCCTGCCAAGAACATCATCCACCTCGACGGCCGGGACGTGGGCAAGTCCATCGTGCTCTCGACCGACGCGCTCCATTACGCCTTCACCACCCGAGGCGGCCAGGGCCTCATCGCGGCTCCGCACCAGGGGCACCTTGATACCATCATCGAGGAGATCGAGTTCCAGCTCGACACCAACCCGGATCTGATGAACAGCATCGCCCTGACCAAGTACGGCAAGCCCAAGATCCACCGCAAACCCTACTTCCGGCTGGAGTTCACCAACGGTTCGGTGCTCTATTTCCGCCCGGCCGGGGCTTATGGCGACGCCTTCCGGTCCCTGCACGTGAGCCGCGTCTGGGTCGATGAAGGAGCCTGGCTGACCGAGCGTGCCTGGAAGGCGCTGCGCCAGTGCCTCAAGGCCGGGGGGACGCTACGCATCTACTCCACGCCCAACGGCCTGCGCGACACCACCTATTACCGGCTCACCTCGTCGGATCAGTTCCATGTGTTCCGCTGGCCGTCCTGGCTCAATCCCCTGTGGACCGAGGAGCGCGAGGCCGAACTGCTGGAGTTCTACGGCGGCCGCGACAGCTCCGGCTGGCAACACGAGGTGGCCGGTGAACACGGCAAGCCCTCCTATGGGGCCTTCAATGTCGAGCAGTTCAACCTCTGTCGGCAGGATCTGCTGGAGTATCAGAAGATCGTCATCACCGATTCCGAGCTGCGCGACTGCGACACCGAGGAAGCGGCCCACGACCGGCTGGAGATGCTGCTCAACCTCACGCCCCGCAGCGGGCAGTTCTGGATCGGTGGCGACCTGGGCTACACCAACGACCCCACCGAGATCGTCGTATTCCAGGAGACGGAGATCGGCGAGCGGACGCTGCTGAAGATGATCCTGCGCGTGCATCTTGAACACGTTTCCTATCCGCACATCGCCCAGATCATCGCGCTGCTGGAGCGTTACTACACCCCGGCGGGCATCGGCGTGGACAATGGCGGCAACGGTCTGGCCGTGGTTCAGGAGCTGCTCACCCTGGACAAGTACAAGGGGCTTGAGTTGGAAGGCAGGCTCAAAGGATACGATTTCGGCGGCATGACCCGGCTGGCGGTCCGCGACGGCAAGGAAGTCAAGAAGCGCACCAAGGAGCTGATGACCAGCCTCATCAACGGAGCCCTGCAGCGCAAGCAGGTCATTTTCCCCTCGGACGACCTGGAAGTGGAAGACCAGTTCACCACCCACACCTACACCCTGCGGGACGGCAAGATCATCTATTCCAAGGGCAACGACCACATCATCGACGCGGTCCGCTGTGCCATGCTGATCCGGGAAGAAGGCAACCTCGACCCGGTCGGCGAAGAGGTGGTTTCGCTCAAGCCCGTGCTCACCAATCCGGTCTTCATCTGA
- a CDS encoding phage portal protein: MESTAHQDDQPESLDTTGFVIAPLAAAAALDSAAFSKVNATEAIPATWEERARKAWEYYVEEPLVKNCVNSWRTFAVGDEIKITSDDETLKEQALEAAWRLNITQFIKDMVLQLLVKGDAIGFKRFTKSGQDIEELVCVNPVSVKVKYAQGELIEARQFPEDTPGGGESIPLPVEQVVHLKWDAPAFSPRGNSLVLPAFQAIELLRDYRRAEQAIAKRWATPFRLLKVGGAFGQKMVMPDQRMLEQVRDMVNKMDMKSGLVVPFYVNVETHGTDGQVLNVEDKVKEVKEDIVVALGLSRSLVTGDGPNFATASVSMQKMMVMIREIKQAARKLLDWVFDDWMELNGHGDKSIQFIFNDLDPSDAVDFKKLLIELYDRKLISRSSLQLKMDLDPDIEAANRETERKQIDLMDEKQVKPVVDMVVSGILSVPRARKMLGIPAEDNEPTAEAALVWSGDLESTGDAAVCDECSHFIADTNHCRVHNSERTFDAPACRFIDRREPR; this comes from the coding sequence GTGGAAAGCACTGCCCATCAGGACGACCAACCCGAAAGCCTGGACACCACCGGCTTTGTCATCGCGCCGCTGGCCGCAGCGGCCGCGCTCGACTCGGCCGCCTTCAGCAAGGTCAACGCCACCGAAGCGATTCCGGCCACCTGGGAAGAACGCGCCCGCAAGGCCTGGGAATACTACGTCGAGGAGCCGTTGGTGAAGAACTGCGTCAACTCCTGGCGCACCTTCGCCGTGGGCGACGAGATCAAGATCACCAGCGATGACGAGACCCTTAAGGAGCAGGCCCTGGAGGCCGCCTGGCGGTTGAACATCACGCAGTTCATCAAGGACATGGTTCTTCAACTCCTGGTGAAAGGCGACGCCATCGGCTTCAAGCGCTTTACCAAGTCCGGCCAGGACATCGAGGAACTGGTCTGCGTCAACCCGGTTTCGGTCAAGGTTAAATACGCCCAGGGCGAACTGATCGAGGCCCGGCAATTTCCCGAGGACACCCCCGGCGGCGGGGAATCCATCCCGCTGCCCGTCGAGCAGGTGGTCCACCTCAAATGGGACGCACCGGCCTTCTCGCCCCGGGGTAACTCCCTCGTGCTTCCCGCTTTTCAAGCCATCGAACTGCTGCGCGACTACCGCCGGGCCGAACAGGCCATCGCCAAACGCTGGGCCACGCCGTTTCGCCTGCTCAAGGTGGGCGGCGCGTTCGGCCAGAAGATGGTGATGCCGGACCAGCGGATGCTCGAACAGGTTCGCGACATGGTCAACAAGATGGACATGAAAAGCGGCCTGGTGGTCCCGTTCTACGTCAATGTCGAAACCCACGGCACCGACGGCCAGGTCCTCAACGTCGAGGACAAGGTCAAGGAGGTGAAGGAAGACATCGTGGTGGCCCTGGGTCTGTCACGCTCGCTGGTGACCGGCGATGGCCCTAATTTCGCCACCGCCTCGGTGAGCATGCAGAAGATGATGGTCATGATCCGCGAGATCAAACAGGCCGCACGCAAGCTCCTCGACTGGGTGTTCGATGACTGGATGGAGCTGAACGGCCACGGCGACAAAAGCATCCAGTTCATCTTCAACGACCTCGACCCCAGCGACGCGGTCGATTTCAAGAAGCTCCTCATCGAACTCTACGACCGCAAACTCATCAGCCGCTCCAGCCTTCAGCTCAAGATGGACCTGGACCCGGACATCGAGGCTGCCAACCGCGAGACAGAACGTAAGCAGATCGACCTGATGGACGAGAAACAGGTGAAGCCGGTGGTGGATATGGTCGTCTCCGGCATCCTGAGCGTGCCTCGCGCCCGGAAGATGCTCGGGATTCCGGCCGAGGACAATGAACCCACGGCGGAGGCTGCATTGGTCTGGTCGGGCGACCTGGAGTCCACCGGCGATGCGGCCGTGTGCGACGAGTGCAGCCACTTCATCGCTGACACCAACCACTGCCGGGTCCACAACAGCGAGCGCACTTTCGACGCCCCGGCCTGTCGTTTCATCGACCGTCGGGAGCCCCGCTGA
- a CDS encoding minor capsid protein, with protein MPSDLKQRIHAATLKSLTARNRYNDQVTAQLTQALKQAEDEVARAILQYRSLGSLPDNKLAALKGLEKLQLELDDTMKRLKREQTLLFRKTTKDSFKLGIQQGIGELADSALPFYADLKPEGIDKLATKVFTIVDTNALDFMAQYNLTLAGDVHRELADGIKRTILNGVATGKGADDIVRDMGKVIVDKDSFRQAGSRVFSKAQYRMEMIARTEVLRAHNMGRLKFHERVGIQKLEWLAMEDERMCPVCGGLDGKTFPIDKFPQQPAHPHCRCTNIVAWPMTVCGSEMAAKAAAQASQGDACILPPHVLEGMADAQAKENAKLKSAFENGDIADLGSLTVKQLQTLAKQNGVAIARTKADFIKMLDLAEPGIDHGDLAGAALSAKLKEHKIGLLRTKEELVELLGLKQAELKQAKLLAAQLAKIPPAEGLEGMTAQQLKEMAKENGISLNMTKQETIELLDKLEPGVDHSGLMGKELAAAKQKHGIGILKNKQQLVEALQKKAGADMAESVKKKAVDEAKQKLLLKQKTALEDAAKAVVVPDTPTGYKDFLDAIAKVEQAVSGGTDLPQDLLAAHSKEIALKKQLFQDQIGKLKSTELKTLAKETKVQYWQWANKDELATLFTETDPAKIKAVQASIDTKHAAWAEKHGGKKKTAPAKPATPKKEPPKPAPQPIPVKPPEPKIGKKGAEFATVDTAWQQKGLSSKFKKSGKAAVGGAHEKEFWTDENGDKWLFKPIGRKDDEFIAFGEEAAYKIGRLIDPHSIEVRTIQLNGRTGSIQKWRTDLRDDFDFRNILPQDLTTIELEQIQREHVVDWLIANHDGHSKQFIRARDGRVYGIDKGQAFKFLGQDKLSLDYHPNGVCGEEEPFYNKVFRAAKEGKVRVDPNATLRYIQEVEKIADEDYLDLLRPYAEGRFAKDPAGLRHFYDLALERKHNLRRDFEGYYADVLGDRGFRFDKLSAATGKKKLLSSAEETLVEEARKLGWQGKTLPFDSGDVEDQNALIFTESFKGKKRTVVKMKIRPDTDRRIDEVLRRYVQTAAGEKGQPLVEDSFFPTILDAVKNVNFHVGDGKYNRTKIDKALRLRKKLETLQKSADPKVKEMADHYLKWVKEIEESVDWDRATNGVFEQYLPKLDAQKPKEKPPFKVERGKVTHTKRRISSGTITVEADDIDNRTLFNHNSRMQDGHQYTVTFEDGTRVRYRPWSDTNLYAQRGELEMILDGDATPGRVEAMLEKLEQLGIDTRVATAENAEQMYLEKLAYIRKTDKSADYKRLQKSLDDRNATTTERVQALRGYWQKELGVQDITQLSGYNPLGEYQAGFLDRDAKGGYRHQLRFDITEEDLEKQMKGYSLVHDLTNGESMSGFIDLIMENNGAMVSTVEKMRMGVAPGGMSPVADMQTGGASYFFTRIKKQPASDASPALYFKKQMLRRMDAISYDHDAYGKVIDDYVQRNRGASIDDWKRFSQRHGNETIFKYSVTLLDNIEFIVARSDNERREIIQSFTRRGIKKLPDGRKVEDIVHTPQSWSKRKQ; from the coding sequence ATGCCGTCGGACCTCAAGCAGCGCATCCATGCTGCCACCCTAAAGAGCCTTACGGCCCGCAACCGCTACAACGACCAGGTCACGGCCCAGCTTACCCAGGCGCTGAAACAGGCCGAAGACGAGGTCGCCCGCGCCATCCTCCAGTACCGCTCCCTCGGCTCCCTGCCGGACAACAAGCTCGCCGCCCTCAAGGGGCTGGAAAAGCTCCAGCTCGAACTCGACGACACCATGAAGCGGCTCAAACGGGAGCAGACCCTGCTCTTTCGCAAGACGACCAAGGACTCCTTCAAGCTCGGCATCCAGCAGGGAATCGGAGAGCTCGCCGACTCAGCGCTGCCGTTCTACGCCGACCTGAAGCCCGAGGGCATCGACAAGCTGGCCACCAAGGTGTTCACCATCGTCGACACCAATGCCCTCGACTTCATGGCGCAGTACAACCTCACACTCGCCGGTGACGTCCACCGCGAACTCGCAGACGGCATCAAGCGCACCATCCTGAACGGCGTCGCCACGGGCAAGGGAGCCGACGACATCGTCCGGGATATGGGCAAGGTGATCGTCGACAAGGACTCCTTTCGCCAGGCCGGAAGCCGGGTGTTCAGCAAGGCGCAGTACCGCATGGAGATGATCGCCCGCACCGAGGTTCTCCGCGCCCACAACATGGGCAGGCTCAAGTTCCACGAGCGGGTCGGCATCCAGAAGCTGGAATGGCTGGCTATGGAGGACGAGCGCATGTGCCCGGTCTGCGGCGGCCTGGACGGCAAGACCTTTCCCATCGACAAGTTCCCCCAGCAACCCGCGCATCCGCACTGCCGCTGCACCAACATCGTGGCCTGGCCGATGACCGTCTGCGGTAGCGAGATGGCCGCCAAGGCAGCCGCCCAGGCATCGCAGGGGGACGCATGCATTCTCCCGCCCCATGTGCTGGAAGGCATGGCCGACGCCCAGGCCAAGGAGAACGCCAAGCTCAAGAGCGCCTTTGAAAACGGCGACATCGCCGACCTCGGTTCGCTGACGGTCAAACAGCTCCAGACCCTGGCGAAACAGAACGGCGTGGCCATTGCCCGGACCAAGGCCGATTTCATCAAGATGCTCGATCTGGCCGAACCGGGGATCGATCACGGCGACCTGGCCGGAGCGGCACTCAGCGCCAAGCTCAAGGAACACAAGATCGGCCTGCTGCGGACCAAGGAAGAACTGGTCGAGCTGCTCGGACTGAAGCAGGCGGAACTCAAACAGGCCAAGCTGCTCGCCGCCCAGTTGGCGAAGATCCCTCCCGCCGAGGGGCTGGAGGGCATGACCGCTCAGCAGCTCAAGGAGATGGCGAAGGAGAACGGTATCTCCCTCAACATGACCAAGCAGGAGACCATCGAGCTGCTGGATAAGCTGGAACCCGGCGTGGATCACAGCGGCCTGATGGGCAAGGAACTCGCGGCGGCCAAACAGAAGCACGGCATCGGCATCCTCAAGAACAAGCAGCAGCTCGTTGAGGCGCTGCAGAAGAAGGCCGGTGCCGACATGGCCGAGTCGGTCAAGAAAAAGGCAGTCGACGAGGCCAAACAAAAGCTGCTCCTGAAACAGAAAACGGCACTCGAAGACGCCGCCAAGGCCGTGGTCGTTCCCGACACGCCGACCGGCTACAAGGATTTCCTCGACGCGATTGCCAAGGTGGAACAGGCGGTTTCCGGCGGCACAGATCTACCCCAGGATCTGCTGGCGGCCCACAGCAAGGAAATCGCCCTCAAGAAACAGCTCTTTCAGGATCAGATCGGCAAGCTGAAATCGACGGAGCTCAAGACGCTCGCCAAGGAGACCAAGGTCCAGTATTGGCAGTGGGCCAACAAAGACGAGCTGGCCACGCTCTTCACCGAGACCGATCCCGCGAAAATCAAAGCGGTTCAGGCCAGCATCGACACCAAGCACGCAGCCTGGGCCGAAAAACATGGCGGCAAGAAGAAAACCGCACCGGCCAAGCCCGCCACGCCGAAGAAAGAGCCACCGAAACCGGCTCCGCAGCCGATCCCGGTCAAGCCGCCCGAGCCCAAGATCGGCAAGAAAGGCGCGGAGTTCGCCACCGTCGATACCGCGTGGCAGCAGAAGGGCCTGTCTTCGAAATTCAAGAAATCCGGCAAGGCCGCTGTCGGCGGCGCACACGAAAAGGAGTTCTGGACCGACGAAAACGGCGACAAATGGCTGTTCAAGCCCATTGGCCGCAAGGATGACGAGTTCATCGCTTTCGGAGAGGAAGCCGCGTACAAGATCGGTCGCCTGATCGACCCTCATTCCATCGAGGTGCGCACCATCCAGTTGAACGGCCGCACCGGCTCCATCCAGAAATGGCGCACCGATCTGCGGGACGACTTCGATTTTCGCAACATCCTGCCCCAGGATCTGACCACCATCGAACTGGAGCAGATCCAGCGCGAGCATGTGGTCGACTGGCTGATCGCCAACCACGACGGACACTCCAAGCAATTCATCCGCGCCCGGGACGGTCGCGTCTACGGCATCGACAAAGGCCAGGCCTTCAAGTTTCTGGGTCAGGACAAGCTCTCGCTCGACTATCACCCCAACGGCGTCTGCGGCGAGGAAGAGCCGTTTTACAACAAGGTCTTCCGGGCGGCCAAGGAAGGGAAGGTACGGGTCGATCCGAACGCGACCCTGCGCTACATCCAGGAAGTCGAAAAGATCGCCGACGAGGATTACCTCGATCTGCTGCGGCCTTACGCCGAGGGACGGTTCGCCAAGGACCCGGCCGGGCTGCGGCATTTCTACGATCTGGCCTTGGAGCGGAAACACAATCTCCGGCGGGACTTCGAGGGTTATTACGCCGATGTGCTGGGGGATCGGGGCTTCCGTTTCGACAAGCTGAGCGCCGCCACCGGCAAGAAAAAGCTGCTCTCCTCCGCCGAAGAGACCCTGGTCGAGGAGGCCCGCAAACTCGGCTGGCAAGGCAAGACGTTGCCCTTCGACAGCGGCGACGTGGAGGACCAGAACGCGCTGATCTTCACTGAGAGCTTCAAGGGGAAGAAGCGCACCGTGGTGAAGATGAAGATCCGGCCGGACACCGACCGCCGCATCGACGAGGTGCTGCGCAGGTATGTGCAGACGGCTGCCGGGGAAAAGGGACAACCGCTGGTCGAAGACAGCTTCTTTCCGACGATTCTGGACGCCGTCAAAAACGTCAATTTCCACGTGGGCGACGGCAAGTACAACCGGACCAAGATCGACAAGGCCCTGCGCCTGCGCAAGAAACTGGAGACCCTACAAAAGAGCGCCGACCCCAAGGTCAAGGAGATGGCGGACCATTATCTGAAATGGGTCAAGGAGATCGAAGAATCCGTCGACTGGGACCGGGCCACCAACGGCGTTTTTGAGCAGTATCTGCCCAAGCTCGACGCGCAGAAACCCAAGGAGAAACCGCCGTTCAAGGTGGAACGCGGCAAGGTGACCCACACCAAGCGCAGGATCAGTTCCGGCACCATCACCGTCGAGGCCGACGACATCGACAACCGGACGCTGTTCAATCACAACTCCCGCATGCAGGACGGGCACCAGTACACCGTCACCTTCGAGGACGGCACCCGGGTCCGCTATCGCCCCTGGTCGGACACCAACCTTTATGCCCAGCGCGGAGAGCTGGAAATGATCCTGGATGGCGATGCCACCCCCGGACGGGTCGAAGCGATGCTGGAAAAGCTCGAACAGCTCGGCATCGACACCCGGGTGGCCACGGCGGAAAACGCGGAGCAGATGTATCTCGAAAAGCTCGCCTACATCCGCAAGACCGACAAGAGCGCCGACTACAAACGACTGCAGAAATCCCTCGACGACCGCAACGCCACCACCACCGAGCGGGTCCAGGCTCTGCGCGGCTATTGGCAAAAGGAACTTGGCGTCCAGGACATCACCCAGCTTTCCGGATACAACCCGCTGGGCGAATATCAGGCGGGCTTTCTGGACCGCGACGCCAAGGGCGGATACCGGCACCAGCTCCGGTTCGACATCACTGAGGAGGACCTGGAAAAACAGATGAAGGGCTATTCGCTGGTCCACGATCTGACCAACGGCGAGAGTATGTCCGGCTTCATCGACTTGATCATGGAGAACAACGGAGCCATGGTCAGCACGGTCGAGAAGATGCGCATGGGCGTGGCTCCGGGCGGAATGTCCCCGGTGGCTGACATGCAGACCGGCGGCGCGAGCTATTTCTTCACCCGGATCAAGAAGCAACCGGCCAGCGACGCCTCACCGGCCCTCTATTTCAAGAAACAGATGCTGCGGCGCATGGACGCCATCAGCTACGACCATGACGCCTACGGCAAGGTGATTGATGACTACGTGCAGCGCAACCGGGGGGCCAGCATCGACGACTGGAAGCGGTTCTCGCAGCGCCATGGCAACGAGACCATCTTCAAATACTCGGTGACGCTGCTGGACAACATCGAATTCATCGTCGCCAGAAGCGACAACGAACGCCGGGAGATCATCCAGAGTTTCACCCGGCGCGGCATCAAGAAACTGCCCGACGGGCGCAAGGTGGAGGACATCGTCCATACCCCGCAAAGCTGGAGCAAACGCAAACAATGA